The window CCGCCCGCCGAATTTATCCGGATACTAAACTGGATTACTCAGGATTGCAAGGGATTTATGTGCCGGGCCGCTGGATAGGGGAAAGTGGCGCAAATTCAACAGGTTCCCCTACATCATCCCCCCGCCGCGCTCGAAGAACTCGACGATGGCGTTCTGGTCCACATCATCGTGCCCGAGGGCCATCGCGGCCATGTAGATCTGCCGGGTGAGGGCGGAGAGCGGGATGGGCATCTTCACGTCCTCGGCCATGGCGGCGATCATCCGCAGGTCCTTCACCATGAGCTTGGTGCGGAAGGTGGGGGTGTAGTCCTTCTTGGCGAGGGGGATGCCCTTGTACTCGAGCATCTTCGGGATGGCGCTCCCCCGGAGGAGCTCCATCACCTGCACCCCGTCGAGGCCCGCCTTCTTGGCGAGGGAGAGCCCCTCGGCGTAGACGGCGAGGTGGCCCGAGAAGACGAGGTTCGCCACGAGCTTCATCTTGAGGCCCGCGCCGTTTTCGCCGAAATACTCGACCGAGCCGCCGATGACCTCGAGCACGTCGCGGTGCTTTTCCATCGCGGCCTTCTCGCCCCCCACCATGATGGCGAGGGTGCCCGCTTGTGCATGCGGGGCGCTCCCGCTGACCGGGGTGTCGAGAAAGGCGACGCCCTGCTTTTTGGCTTCTGCCGCGATGGCGCGGGAGCCGTCCGGGGTGATGGTCGAGAAGTCGAAGCAGACCGCGCCCTTGGCCGCAGACGCCAGGGCGCCCTTCTCTCCGAGATAGGCTTCCTCCACATCTTTCGTCTCGGGCACCGAGCTGCAGATGACCTCCGCCCCCAGCGCCGCTTCCGCCGGGGAGGCGCAGACCGTCACGCCGTTTTCTTCCGCGCGCTTCCCTGCCTCGGGAAAAGGATCGTGCCCGCGCACGGCGTAGCCCGCCTTCGCGAGATTGGCCGCCATCGCGCCACCCATCGTCCCCAGCCCGAGAAATGCCACCGTCTTCGCCACGATCGATCCTCCAATAAAGAAAGCTGCGGCTCAGTCCCCCGCCGCGCGGAGAAAGTACTCATAAACGGCGTTCTGATCCTGGGCGCCGAATCCCATCGCCGAGGCGCCGGTGTAGACCTGCCGCACGAAAGAAGAAAGCGGCACCGGCGCGCGCGCCGCCTCGGCCATCGCCGCGATGAGGCGCAGGTCCTTCTTCATCAGGTCCACCCGGAAGGTGGGGGTGTAGTCCTTCGCCACCATCGTCGGGCCCTTGATTTTGAAAAGGGGCGGGATCGAGCTGTCGAGCACGTAGTCGAGAATGGCCTCCGGGGCGAGGCCGCTCTTCTGCCCGAGGGTGAGGGCCTCGGCGAAGAGGCAGAGCATCCCCGAGACCAGATGGTTCGAAATCAGCTTCATCCGCAGGCCGTAGCCGTTCGGCCCGATGTGGCGCGCCGAGGCGCCGATGACTTCGAGCACGTCCCGGTGTTTTTCCATCGCGGCCTTGTCCCCGCCCACCATGATGGCGAGCTGGCCCGCGATCGCGGTGGGCTCGCTCCCCCCGACCGGGGTGTCGCAGAAGATGACGCCCCCCTTCGCGGCCTCCGCCGCGACGGCGGCGCTGCCCTCTGGCGAGATGGTGGAGAAATCGAAGCAGACCAGCCCCTTGGCCGCGCCCGCGAGGACGCCCTTTTCCCCGAGATAGGCCGCGTGCACGTCCTCGGTCTCGGGCACCGAGCTGCAGAGGACTTCCGCCCCCCGCGCGGCCTCGGCCGGGGAGCCCACGATGCGCACCCCCGCCTTCTCGGCCTTCTCGCGGGCCGCGGGGAAGGGGTCGAAGCCCTGCACCTCGTAGCCCGCCTTGAGCAGGTTGTTCGTCATGGCGCTGCCCATCGTGCCGAGCCCGACGAAACCGACTTTTTTCGCCATCTTTCTTTGATCCTCCCTTCGGGTTATTTCTTCTTCGCCTTCCGCCCCGAGGCGTGAATGTAGGATTCGTAGACCGCGTTGAAGTCCGCCCGGCCGAGGCCGATCCCCTTCGCGGAGACGTGCTGCTGGCGCGCGGCCACCCCGAGCGGGACGGGGACGCCGAGATCGTTCGCCTCCTCGATGGAAAGCCCCAGATCCTTGATGCTGAGCTCCACGTCGGCGATCACGTTCGAATAATCGCGCGCCGCCATGTCGGGCGCCTTGTAGAACATGAGCTGGGGGACGGCGCTGCCCTGGAGGAACTTCACCATCTTCGCCCCCTTGAGGCCCGCTTTTTCGCCGAAGGCGAGGCCCTCCGCGATCCCGGTGTGGTGGATGTTCAGGATGTGGTTCGTCACCAGCTTCATGATGAGGCCGTTGCCGGAGGCCCCCATGTGGGGGACCGACTTGCAGAAGGCGTCCAGCACGCCGCGGTGCGCCTTCAGCGCCTTCGCGTCCCCGCCCACCATGGCCGAGACCTGCTTCTTCTCCAGATGGGGGATCGAGCCGCTCACCGGCGCATCGAGAAAGGAGATTCCCTTTTTCTTCGCCTCGGCCGCGATGCGCCGCGCGAGGGCGACCGAGCTGGTCGAGAGCTCGAAGACCACCGCGCCTCTCTTCATCGCGGCGAGCGCGCTCCCAGAGCCCAGATAGACCTCCTCCACCACGGCGGGGATCGGCAGCGAGCTGCACACCACATCCGCCCCCTTCACCGCCGCCGCGACGGTCCTGGCGGGCCGGACGCCGTTTTTCTTCGCCGCCGCCAGCGCCCGCGGCACCGGGTCGTAGCCCGTGACATCGAAGCCCGCCGCCGCGAGGTGCATCGCCATCAGGCCGCCCATCCGCCCGAGGCCGAGGAAACCGATTTTTTTCGCCATCTCGAAGCTCCTTTTTCGAAGTCTCCATCAGCACGCCCGCGTGAACACGCCCGCGCGGGGCCGGATCGTCTGCCGGGAAAAGATTTTTCCTCCCAGCCGTTCGGAATTTTTCGATGATCCGAATATCGCACCTTCGGCGCGGATGGGGAAGGGGCCGGGGGGGATTTGCACCGGGATTTTCTGTCTGGAGGAATCGCGAGTGGCCCGCAAAAGGATGGCGATGCCGAAGCGAATCCCCCGCAGGGAGACAGGGGCGGCTCGCTCAAAATCGCACGAACGGTACGGGTCCCAAATAATGATATAATATATGGACAAATCAGAGTTTGACGGCGCGCCGAGATGCTCTTGCACTTTCCTTGTGCAGCTGGGCCGCCTTCGCTTTCGACCCGAAGCGGCTGAAAAGGCGGTCCCGTCCGGCCCAAAATATGCACTTGACAACATATGTATTTGGAGACATAATTTAAAGTGAGCTGGGAAGTCCTGTTTCATGGTGCCTTTGAGCGTGAGTTCGAAGAACTCCAGGAGGATGTGCAGGACGAGCTGCTGGCGCACGCCAAATTGCTGGAGGAATTCGGCCCGTCCCTGAAACGGCCCTGGGCCGATACGCTGAAAGGCTCGCGGCACGCCAACATGAAGGAACTGCGGTTCCGGGCCGGGAACGGTGCCTGGCGGGCCGCCTTCGCTTTCGATCCGAAGCGGCGCGCCGTTTTGCTCGTATGCGGGGACAAGAGCGGCGGGAGCGGGCAGCGGTTCTACCGGAGCCTTATCCGCAAGGCGGACGAAAGGTTCGGCGAACATCTTGC of the bacterium genome contains:
- a CDS encoding type II toxin-antitoxin system RelE/ParE family toxin, which gives rise to MSWEVLFHGAFEREFEELQEDVQDELLAHAKLLEEFGPSLKRPWADTLKGSRHANMKELRFRAGNGAWRAAFAFDPKRRAVLLVCGDKSGGSGQRFYRSLIRKADERFGEHLAGLEKGKGRS
- a CDS encoding NAD(P)-dependent oxidoreductase, with product MAKTVAFLGLGTMGGAMAANLAKAGYAVRGHDPFPEAGKRAEENGVTVCASPAEAALGAEVICSSVPETKDVEEAYLGEKGALASAAKGAVCFDFSTITPDGSRAIAAEAKKQGVAFLDTPVSGSAPHAQAGTLAIMVGGEKAAMEKHRDVLEVIGGSVEYFGENGAGLKMKLVANLVFSGHLAVYAEGLSLAKKAGLDGVQVMELLRGSAIPKMLEYKGIPLAKKDYTPTFRTKLMVKDLRMIAAMAEDVKMPIPLSALTRQIYMAAMALGHDDVDQNAIVEFFERGGGMM
- a CDS encoding NAD(P)-dependent oxidoreductase — encoded protein: MAKKIGFLGLGRMGGLMAMHLAAAGFDVTGYDPVPRALAAAKKNGVRPARTVAAAVKGADVVCSSLPIPAVVEEVYLGSGSALAAMKRGAVVFELSTSSVALARRIAAEAKKKGISFLDAPVSGSIPHLEKKQVSAMVGGDAKALKAHRGVLDAFCKSVPHMGASGNGLIMKLVTNHILNIHHTGIAEGLAFGEKAGLKGAKMVKFLQGSAVPQLMFYKAPDMAARDYSNVIADVELSIKDLGLSIEEANDLGVPVPLGVAARQQHVSAKGIGLGRADFNAVYESYIHASGRKAKKK
- a CDS encoding NAD(P)-dependent oxidoreductase translates to MAKKVGFVGLGTMGSAMTNNLLKAGYEVQGFDPFPAAREKAEKAGVRIVGSPAEAARGAEVLCSSVPETEDVHAAYLGEKGVLAGAAKGLVCFDFSTISPEGSAAVAAEAAKGGVIFCDTPVGGSEPTAIAGQLAIMVGGDKAAMEKHRDVLEVIGASARHIGPNGYGLRMKLISNHLVSGMLCLFAEALTLGQKSGLAPEAILDYVLDSSIPPLFKIKGPTMVAKDYTPTFRVDLMKKDLRLIAAMAEAARAPVPLSSFVRQVYTGASAMGFGAQDQNAVYEYFLRAAGD